The following DNA comes from Chelmon rostratus isolate fCheRos1 chromosome 20, fCheRos1.pri, whole genome shotgun sequence.
agacatttAGGAGAGATGATAGTGTGAGTGAGATGGCGGGCTGCTATATCAGTGGTGGGACGGGTATATATTCCTGGCTGGTGCTGATAAGCCAACTGATGCCTTGCCTTATTTAGTCAGTACTCACTGCTGACACACTAGCAGAGTAGCACACAGCACATGCACTCTAACTGTATGcatttgtcttgtgtgtgtgtgtgtgtgcgtgcgtgcgtgagtgtatgtatgtgtgtgaggtgttCCTGTGTGGAGAGAGGTGAGTTCAGATTAAGTGAATGCATATAGATAGCCTGTGTGGCTCTGAGtgtttgcaagtgtgtgtgtgacatgaacACATCCGCACATGTGCACCTAATGTTTAACTACTAATACGCTTACAGTTGTTAGCTTCAGTTGAGTAGAGACATTAGCAAAACACTCCACGTGAGAAAAGGTGAATTTTTATCATTCAAAAATTTTCTGCACTTTCAGCCTAATTTCCCAAGAAATTTGAGCAATTTTAAACTTCCACAGCGATTCTTTATAAATGAACCACACATTGCAACCTGAACATGTCCTTCCTATCCCACAcaaattatattaaattaaatttgtgATCCTAAACTGTATTTTAAGGATTTGGAACCATGTAATTACCCTTGTTTTAGTAATTTCTTAAGTATGACTATAATTACAGTTAGCTATAATCATGCAAATGATAATTATCTCGTATTTTGTTCTTCATTCCTTCAAAGAAGTTTTAATCTCATTTGGTAGAAAGGACCTTTAACATCTTGGTTGTCATCCTGTTGTCATCTCCTGTGCTCCTATCAACCTACAATCAGGTAGGCAAAAATTATAGTTTCGATTATCTAATGTCAGAAATTGCAGCTCAGATCAGAACCAAACCCTTCCCTATTTCTTAACCAATGTCCTATATGcaaatttaatggaaatctATTCACGTGTGAGACAGGAGGCCAAAAACAGCCTCATTGGCAGTGGTAAAAATGTGATGGGGATAAACACTCCAAACACTGCTGAATATCATGAGTCTCAACTTTTTGCTGATTGctgtgaagaagaaaataagcaTCTTATAAATATCTTTGCTATATCCGGAGGACCTGCATATTAGGTGTTGGTTAACCTTTCACTAGAGCTTGCAGAGCAAACATTGCTatcaaatggaaacacacacttggCCTCTATGCACGGACTGACCCGCAGTAtgtttgttttggcattttaatCATTCTTAGCATCGTAGAGGCAGTGTGCTTAACCAGCTTAACCTGAGAGAAGGAAGGTCAGATAAAAACCGGTTGGAAAATCAACGTGGCTCAAATATGcagaaatttaaataaatacgTAGCTTTGGTGAGGCTGTTTTAACACTTTACACACACTTCATTCTAAGACTTCTGATCTTGTGAGCGATGGGAAAGTTTAGGTGTAACAAACAGTTACAGTAGATTAAACAGCGTTCATACTGACGCGCCGCTGAGCCACTGGGATACGTGAACTGCTGATGTGTAACAAAAACGCTTAATGGGAGAAGCATCATGACACAGTGAAGGTTTCAATGGCACAGTCACTTATCTCAGTTCACAGGCCTCGGACACAaccacaacagaaacacacacacatggacacaagCGCATGCTGAACGGCGTGTGTGGACAAGTCCATTCTACAGAGATAAGGGTGACAGAACAACAGTGAATGAGGGTAACAGACACAGTGCTCCACTCCGCCTCGTCGCACTAACTCTGTATCGATTGGCTGATCACGAGCATGAGGTCATCAGCTCCACcccagaggctgatgggatAGCTCTTCTGTACAGTAATTCACAAGGGAGGGGAGGGTGTGTCCCTCTGTgcccctttttcttttttgctctcttttcatttctgtccacTCCAGACTCCTCACAAACCTCTTGCTCAGCAAAGTCGCTGCATCCCCCATCTTATCCAATCAACATTTATCCCCAGGCTCTCTCACTtcaatccatttttttttctttttactctccctctctccatcttctccacCGGCTCAGTCTCCCTCCCCTCACTCCCCGTGGATCCACCGGGTACGCTCCACATTCAAAGACACGGGGTCACGTGACCAGAGCTGGATCGATACGAGTGCATCTTTTGCTGTGTGCTGTATAATGAGACTTATATAACGTGCTTACGCACAAGGCCGTCGCAGTCTGCCGTTCTAGCTGTTTGGAACACAAATGCGGTCTTAATTTGAAAATCTTGATTTCAGTCAGGGGAGCAGAACAGCTTGTTTGGAGATCTCCAGCAGCACATGATGGAGCAGCACCTACCAGGCAGTAATTTGATCACTTACTACAGTACAGGGGACCTCGTTTGCTGCCATAAACACTTTGTATCAGCCTGAATGCTTTTACTGTTGTTACCTTAGCGCTATGCATCAGGTCGTGCGTTTCCTCCTGCTGTAAACTGTTGCTCTAATGCACAGCCAAAGAGAGGATCTGATGGCTATTCCATTAAACACATCATccattttttctcctttcccaGAAGGTTCATCTTAGCCATGCTGACGCTCACTGACAGATAGAGGCTCATGATATCATGGGTCTTATCCGCGGATCAAACAGTATGCAGGAGTTTTAATATCAAGCATGTTAAATCCACCTTATGTAATCTTTATCTTATATCCTTGAAATCTGCAGAATGAAGCATTTTCTCTCGCTGCTTGCTGGACAGgaattattgtattttaaaagaATGTCTGGATATTATAATAAAGGCTGCTATTCATAGAGTCTGCTATTACTGTGCTGCTGTAAATGGCTGAGTCAGAATACTCTCATTCATTCTCTCCAGTGTTTTATAATATCGAGTGGCcgtattttttcttcttcagttaaAATAGAAggttgattaatcatttagccTAGCTATGCTGAAATGATGACTCATTGTAAATTACCAGAGGACAAAGTAATGATTTATTATTCTTTAGCTTGTTTGAACAGCAGCCAAAAACACATATTATTTTTTGTAGCCACGTTAATGGAGTGACTGTAAATTTGGCACCAGTTTGTCAGTtggtccaccgctttggtccacAAAGACATATCTCAACACTTATTGGATGATTTGCCATGACATGACATTCATGATCTCCAGAGGATGAGCCCGTCTGACTTTGTTGATTCCCTGACGTTTCCACTAGTGTCACCATgagggttttgtttttgagcaAAATTGTCAGCAGTCAGATTGAAATGAAAGCTTGCAAAGACATTCATggcccccagaggatgactccTAAAGACTTTTGTGGACTGATGCCCCACAAGCAGGtcaatttttttcatttatcctGAGAAACATCTCATCTAGATGCATTATCATTAAATCTCCTACAGTCATGGTTCCCAGAAGATGAATCAATATAACATTTGATGATCTGCTGACATTTCCTCTGAGGGAACAGCAGTTCTGGTTTTGAGCGTAATGTCTCGACTGCGGCTGgttggattgtcatgaaatttggtagaTACGTACACGTTCAAAACATGATGAATTGCCATAACTTTGGTTGATCCCTTCACATTTCACCCAGCAGCATCACAGAtcaaatttgaatttgaacagtactttggtttatgactgaatacctgcaaaatgtgcttattgctaattagcaaatgctagcatgcatACAGGCTATATTAAAATGATGACGAATATTTTACCCgctaaacatctgcattttAGCTAACTGTAAAcatgctagctgttagcatttagttttAAGCCCTGCTGTGCTCACTGTACAGCCTTGAAGAACTGCTAGCATCTTGTATGAGTATGttgaacataaaaaagaaatctggAAATGTGTGTGGCAACACCCAGCAGGAAAAAGGtgtaatttgattaattaactgattaactgattaagtAAAATTATAGTTCCCTACgtttcttttaattattttttagaGTGACTGAGTGTGAGTGGCCATTTTCCTtatgtcgtgtgtgtgtgtgtgtgtgagagagacagagagagagagagagaaagagatggaaaaacaaTAAACTTTTTGCATATTAGAAATGATTGTTCACGCCCTTTCATGCATGCAAATGAATGTGCACCTattgagagagggagggggagagagaccTTTTCACAGCTTGTACACATCCTCGCATCGTCTTCAGTCTAATAACTCAACGAAACCATGAGGATGTCAAAGTGATGCTGCGCACGCTGAACTGTGTCCCAGTAGGAGGGAGGCTTTAAAGGAAAAGGTCACATCTCATCCACCTGTTAAAGAGCAGATGCCACATCAGAGCAATGCTTGGCAGGGGGAGCAGGTATCATTATTGGGCACACGAGACGCGTTTGGCACGGGCGCAGGTATGGCTATATCGCTCATGCACATGAACTCACAGGCAcacaaatctctctctctctctctcacacacacacaagatgcCTAACCCCTCTCCCTGGGAATGAAAGATATGGGCAGAGAATAGAAACAGAACCTTTTCCAGGGATGATCACACCGGCTACACAAAAGCCTTGAATGTTGATGATGTATAAAGGTCGGTGCTGTTGTCATGGGACTCCACTTACACAAGACCGAGCCTTCAATCAGACCGGGAGATGTTTGTCCAACAGGCCGCTGCTCTGACTCCTCAGTGCTGGAAATAAACACCTGAGGATGTTCGCCCTGACTTGTGTTTACACAGCatacacccacatgcacacacagaggcgtGAAtggacacacatgaacacagtaCCTGGAAGATGCTATTTCCACTTTGCTCCTGGCGATGGCTGCGGCCCTCTGTGCGCCCTCCACAGCCCGGTCCACCTTCTCTTTGGTTTTGGGGTTCTTAAGAGGAATCAACTGCTTCCTTATTCCACGCACCAGCACGTTATTTTTGTACTTCCCTTCTTCTTTGGTGCCATCTGGGAAAACCGTGCACCCGTAACCGTGGCGCTTGTTGTTAAGCCATTCTCCCTCATACTTCATCCCGTTGGATCTCTCCGAAACACCAAATCCATTGCGCTTGTCGTTCTTCCACTCGCCCATGTAGGTCTCAGTCGTGGTGGCATCCACATGGTCCTCTAGAGGAAGGTCCTCGTCCGGCAGCTCGCCGTCGCCGATGGATATGGTAGAGTTGGCATCGCTGGAGCTGATGCGGCTCATTGTGGCATCACTGCGCGCAGAGCTGCGCTTGCTGGAGATTGAGGTCCGAGAGTCAGACTTGCGCAGCTGCCGGAGGCTGCCGAAGAGTGACCCCCGGCGGAACAGGCCCTTCTTCTTGCCGGTGACGACCTCGCTGTCTGAGTGGAAGTTAAGGACGAAGCCGCCGCGGCTGCCTGTCGGCGTGTCTGCGGGGGAGGAGAGGTCCTGGAGCACTGTGCCGTTGCTCTGCTCGGAGCGCAGGGAGGCCAGAGACGTGCGGAGAGGGGAGCGGATAACGGTGGCCATGCCGTAGGGAACACTCTGACGCACGCCGTAGCCGTGCCGCATCCCACCCATCCACTGGCCTTGATAGGTACCTGAGGAACAAGTAGACATTGGTCAGTGAGTGATGATAGTCAGAACTACTATAAACATCTGATCTTATAAAGTGGTGGATCCCAACATTTTTATCTTATGACTCCTTTAATGAACCATTGTCTGCTTATGTTATCTTGTCGCATGTTGCATATGTCAATAAATTGTGATTAGTTCCACCAAGAGAACTATTGTCATGTTAGTAAATCATCTTGAGACCCCTCACGTTTATCTTGCGACCACTTTTGGGGCCttgacccccaggttgggaaccactgatgAACAAGAAGAAACAGTGCAACGCAGTATTGAAAAAGTCACATCAATGCAAAATTGTgatataaaatgcattttacagGAATTCAACATGTGATATTTAAAATTAACTTCCTTTCATAGGTAAAGATGTAAGGGATATAAGGTGATGAGGTAACAAAGAATATGAGGTAACAAGGCTATGAGGCTGTAAGCCAGAAAGATCTCTGATCATTACAAAGAAACAACAGTACATTCTATTTTTACATGCTCagaatggttaaaaaaaaaaaaaaaaaaaaaagcatatttaatGGCACTATTGGGGGAAAGTAAATTAGCCCTCACTTTCCGAACATTGTCTCTATTCCCCATCAGTTCCAGGAAGAGACAGCTGGCGTTGGCTGGTATCATAAAGCACAACCAGAAGTGGTCTCACAACGATTTTAATAAGCAAATGTGTATTAAAAATGCTGCTGGTGTctgtttttgcttgtgtgcaCAGCCTGCTTGTCTTGCCGGGCCAAAAGTCCAAAAGTCTTTTATCTGAATCACTTGAAATAGTGTATAAGCATAAAAAAGGCTGCATTGCTGGACTTCCACGAAGTACCtgaacaagaaaataaaatccttAAGGGGAGAGTTTGCACCAGCACTGATGATAACAGCTGATTatttgaagatgtgtgtgtctgaaaagcTTTTAAATCACACCAGTGTAGCGCTCACTTTCACACAACGAGTTTATGCTTCTTTtggtctctctttttcttctgttgcaCACCTTGCATTTTTCTCTACATCAGCACTAAGTCCTGGAAACAGCATTATATATGGGAACGCAGAATAACCCTGCTGTGGGGTTGCAGAGTATATCAGCCAATGAAatgttttccctccttcctcacaAATCTGGGACTGTGAGTACAACTAACCCAATCACAGAGATTTGATTAAGGTACTGATATTGAGGATCAGTTGGGATGAATGTGAATCACTCAGCTTGGAGCCTATTTTCAGGCAGCCACTAACTCCCCCACCGACAGTAGGCACATTCACCACCATCCGTTTGTCTCTGACGACAGGGAATTGCTATGAGTCACATAATGAGAGGAATACTTCATTAATCCCATTTGGTGCTGCTGAGCCCAATGAGCATGTGCTGGCCTACTGTAGCTTCTTCAGAGCATCATATTACAATCCTGATCCGAATAATAAGAAAGGCTTGTTGATCCAGCCCTCCAATCTCATTGACCAATACAATGAAGCAAGCCGCAATGGTCAGATTCTAACAGAAAACGATATACCAGCCCGGGCAGGAGTTTAGATGGATAAACAGTGTGAGATTAACAGGCTGGCTCTGCGCTGCGGTTCAAATCGGTGACCCTGCAGATCAAGTTATCAGGATGTTGCGGGGTCAGACAGCCAGATGTTCTGTAGATCCTCTAGGATCAGCTGATTCCCCAAGCCCAGCCCTCTGTAGCCATCATATGTGAGGAATTTATTCTGCACCATAAGGCCTCCGTTAGTGGAGATGATGCTCGCAAATCACCAAACGACTTGCATTACCAGAAACGGACGCCTGTAACAGGCCCTCTGCGCTGCGTTTGAGGGGCCCGTCAGGATGTTTCCTCCCTGATCACACAGGTCTCTAGACAAGCTGTGGACACACTGCCGATTAGTGAGATGAAAGCTCTGAGAGAGGCTTGAACTGACCTCTTGCTTTCAGCAAGCGTGTCCCGTGCGTGACTTGACACAGCTGAAAGCATAGATGATGGATATATTTGTGCATTGTCTGCACTGTGGAAATGTGAATCTTAAGTTATATAGAAATTGGAAAATGCATCCAACATGTTTTTACCAGTTTCCACTGCAGGtgtgcctgttttgttttgcagaatGCCTGAACCTGCACTTTCTCAAGACattgtattcatttttattggAAATGTTTGCAAGAAAAAATACACTCTTGCAGAGGTGTGTTAGAGCAGTGAAggttcaaatgtgaaaatgacaaagaagtAGGTGATAGTCTGGCTATAATTGACTCCAAACAGACTGATTTGCTGTGATTTCCAAACTCCTTCCAGCTGGGGCATGTTGCCACAGAGCTGGCAACAGGAGTCACTCCCCTCCCGCTGTCATACGAGGAGCAACGCGCAACGAGCGGTTGCCAAATGAGATGGAATAAGAGAGGAACCATTATCTTAAACTGTTTCCACCAAGTTAACATCAGCAGGGTGTTAAGTCATAGTTTTTCTGGGGGGGTTAAATGATGATGCGCTTGACCACGGTGCGCAGTGCGCAATCTCCGCTTCAACTCAGATCATATCAGATGGAGATTCATGCACTGATGTATTTCCATTAGCCTCCCTCAGTTTGAGTCTGagcatcctctctctctctctctctctctcacacacacacacacacacacacacacacacacacacacacacacacacacacacacacaggctacacAACGTCGTCAGTCAGTGCCGTTAAAGCGACACACACGTTAAACAAACGTTGGACCATATTTCTTACCGCCGTCTCCATAGGTTTCAATCCCATATCCATCCTGCAGCCCGTTGCTCCAGGTGCCGTCGTATCTAGCAGGTGTGTTGTGGCTTTGCCGGACACCGTACCGACCCTTAAAACCGTGACTCCACTCTCCGCGGTAGATCCACTTTCCTTTATTCTCAACGCCGAGCCCATGCCGCTTCCCCTGGGACCAGTAGCCCTTGTAGGTATTCCCGCTGGGCCAGGTGTACACCCCTACTATCTCAAAGCCGTGCGACCAGGACCCGGCGTACTCGCCCTGGCCCTTGGGTCCGGTGCAGATGCCGTGTCCGTGGGCTTTGCCATCCTCCCACCCCCCGCAGTAAGTGCCACCGTCGTCGAAGTCAAACCTTCCGCCCGTCATTCAGATAAAGGCTGGAAATAACGCAGATCGTGCGCTGCTGCAGACTCAGACGTCTCCAGGACCGAGGTTGGGGGATCCAGGACCGGTGGTGAGATGAAAGGATGAGCCAACAAGATGATGACTAGAGGGACAAAAAAATAGGAGGGTGAGGACAGAGGATAGCGCTTCCAGACACTGACATGCAATACAAATGGCATGCGTAATGGTAA
Coding sequences within:
- the jph1a gene encoding junctophilin-1a: MTGGRFDFDDGGTYCGGWEDGKAHGHGICTGPKGQGEYAGSWSHGFEIVGVYTWPSGNTYKGYWSQGKRHGLGVENKGKWIYRGEWSHGFKGRYGVRQSHNTPARYDGTWSNGLQDGYGIETYGDGGTYQGQWMGGMRHGYGVRQSVPYGMATVIRSPLRTSLASLRSEQSNGTVLQDLSSPADTPTGSRGGFVLNFHSDSEVVTGKKKGLFRRGSLFGSLRQLRKSDSRTSISSKRSSARSDATMSRISSSDANSTISIGDGELPDEDLPLEDHVDATTTETYMGEWKNDKRNGFGVSERSNGMKYEGEWLNNKRHGYGCTVFPDGTKEEGKYKNNVLVRGIRKQLIPLKNPKTKEKVDRAVEGAQRAAAIARSKVEIASSRTAHARTKSEAAEQAALSAVHDSEIARAVARELSPNFYQPGPDYVKQQLKEPVEIKEVPVEKKDRSPRDSPHFYRKGTTPPHSPVTSPVATPPPSPHSSKKKGQLANSTSRKTSKEEKPTRKTSKEEKSSQKTSKDERSNRKLSKEERLSVADASHVHVEAPAKPAKTQPSTAASAPPAQPPAIPVNGELHSEYHSYYVKAPTRVPPPPDPEEDLEEEPSALALARMPPQPPKSFSTPTPKPASIRESKSDQKLRKQDSLKPKSLADSKKASMEIADSMEETGPNSILVAMVMLLNIGLAIIFVHFLT